The DNA segment ACCAGGGTGTGACCGGCGTTGTGACCGCCTTGGAAGCGGACCACGCCTTGGGCACTTTCGGTCAGCCAATCGACCAGCTTGCCCTTGCCTTCGTCACCCCACTGGGTGCCGACTACGACGACGTTGCGACCTTTGCTTGCTTTCATGTCTAAATCCGTTGAAATGGAAAAATGCCTCAGAAGGCTTGTACGACCCATTGCCCGGCACGCAGCACAAGCTCCCGATCGCAGTGGAATTCATCAACCTCGCTCTCGTGCCCAGGCAGCACGCAGACCACGGTTTCCCCTTGGGCGCGCAGTGCGGCAATCGCCTGCGCCAAACTGGCATCGCTGGCCCCCCAGGGCGCACGCACCGCCGCCTTGAGCGGCCGCGCAGGCACCACCGCCACCAGCTGCTTGATGTCCAGCGAGAAGCCGGCGGCAGGCCGGTTGCGGCCGTACACGGCACCCACTTCGTCGTAGCGGCCACCACGCACCAGCGCATCGCTGGCGCCCGGGGCATACACCGCATAGCGGGTGCCGCTGTAGTAGGCGTAGCCGCGCAGGTCGGCCAGGTCCACGGTCACCTTCACATCGGAAGGCAGCTGGGCGGCAAACCACTTCAGGTGGGCGATCACATGCTGGGCACCGGGCACGCGGGCCAGTGCCTTTTCGGCCTCGTCCAGCACCTGCACGTCACCGTACAGCTGCAGCAGGGCTTGCAGGCCCTCACGCGAAGCCTGGGGGAAATTCCGGGTCAGCTCAGCCAGGCCGGTGGCGTCCTTGGCGGCCAGCGCCGAGTGCACGCGCTGCAGCACGCTGGTGTCGACCATCACGCCCGCCAGCAGGCTGCGCACGATGCGCACATCGGCCAGGTCCACGCTGTAGTTGCTGACCTGGGCGCCCTTCAGGCAGGCCAGGGCCAGCTGCAGCGCTTCCAGATCGGCTTCCGGGCCGGCATGGCCGTAGATTTCAGCGCCGAACTGCAGCGGCTCGCGGGTGGCGCGGGGACGGTCCGGCGTGGTGTGCAGCACCGGGCCGCAGTAGCACAGGCGCGCGACGCCGTCGCGGTTGAGCAGGTGGGCATCGATGCGCGCGACCTGCTGCGTCATGTCGGCACGCAAGCCCAGCGTGCGACCGGACAGCTGGTCCACCAGTGTGAAGGTTTGGAGATGGAGCGCTTCGCCAGAACCCGTCAGCAGAGACTCCAGGTACTCCAGCAACGGTGGCATGACCAGCTCGTACCCGTAGCTGCGGGCGGTATCGAGCAGTCCTCGACGCAATTCCTCGATGTGCCGTGCCTCGGAAGGCAAAACATCGGCGATGTGATCCGGCAGGACCCAAGCAGACATGGAAAAAGGGAGAGGCTGTTAAAAACGTGATTCTACCGGCTATCACTGCGCGCACCCAAAACCGGCCGCCGCAAGGCCCAGCCCGTACGCACGTTATTGCAACAACAGCAGCAGCAGCAGGCCAACTGCGATACCCAGCAGACCGATGAAACGCAGCTGGCCTTCACGCAGGGCCAGCATCTGGGAGAACGCCCGACGCCAGGCGCCAGGAAAAAGAAAAGGGCCTAAGCCCTCGATGACCAGCACCAGCGCCAGCGCCATGCCCAGGTGGTTCCAGAACTCCATGGGATGGCGTGGCGGTGGCTGGCGGAATGTCAGCGTGCGGAGCTGCCGCCGCTGCTGCGCATGGCCTTGAAGAAGTCGGTGGACGATGGATCGACCACCACCACATCGCTCTTCTTGTTGAAGCTGGCCTTGTAGGCTTCCAGGCTGCGATAGAACTGTGCGAACTGCGGATCGCGGCCAAAGGCCTCGCCGTAGACGCGCGCGGCTTCGGCATCGCCCTGGCCCTTGATGATCTGGGCGTCGCGGTAGGCATTGGCGATGGTGATGTCGCGCTGGCGGTCGGCCTCGGCACGGATCTTTTCGCCTTCGGCCCCACCGGTGGAGCGCAGCTCGTTGGCCACGCGCTTGCGCTCGGCCTCCATGCGGCGGTAGACCGATTCGGTGATGGTTTCGGCGTAATCCACGCGGGTGATGCGCACGTCCACAATGTCCACGCCCCAGGGCTTGGCACCGCTGACGGACTCCGCCACTTCACGCTTCACATCGGCCATCAGCGCTTCGCGCTTGGAAGACAGCAACTCGCGCACGGTGCGGCGGTTGATTTCTTCCTGGAAGGCATTGCGCACCACACGGTTGAGCTGCATGGCACCAGCGGATTCATCCAGACCCACGTTGCGGATGTACTCCGAGGGGTTGGAGATGCGCCAGCGCACATACCAGTCGATCACCACGCGCTGCTTTTCGGCCGTCAGCACGGGCTCGGTGTCCGTGCTGTCGAGCGTCAGCAGACGCTTGTCGATGTAGCGCACGTTCTGGAACGGAGGCGGCATCTTCCAGTTGAGACCAGGCTCGGTGATCACTTCCTTGATCTGACCCAGGGCGTAGACCACGCCGAACTGGCGCTGGTCCACGACAAAGAGCATGGAACTGAGCAACGCCACGACGACGAGCAAAGAGGAAACAAAAAATCCAACGCGGTTCACGTATTACTCCTCTTAGCGGGAATCTCGCTCGCGCGAGCGATTGGCATCGCGGGCACGGGGATCGATGGTATGGACCTGGGGCACGGCGGCCGGCGCTGCGGCGGCGGTGCCGGAAGCAGCTTCGGTGCCGGCCGCGGCATTCGACTGCTGCGAAACGCTCTGCATGATCTTGTCCAGCGGCAGGTACAGCAGGTTGGAGCCCTGGCGGGAATCCACCATGACCTTGGTCACGTTGCTGTAGACCTGCTGCATGGTCTCGGTGTAGAGGCGGTCACGCGTGACCTGCGGCTCTTTCTTGTACTCCGCCAGCAGCGAGCTGAAGCGCTGTGCATCACCTTGTGCCTGGGCGGTCAGGCGGGCCTTGTAGGCTTCCGCTTCTTCCTTCAGGCGCGAGGCGGTACCACCGGCACGCGGAATCACGTCGTTGGCATAGGCCTGGGCTTCGTTCTTGGCGCGCTCGCGCTCCTGACCGGCCTTGAGCACGTCGTCGAACGAGGCCTGCACCTGCTCGGGCGGGCGCACGCCGCCCTGCTGCAGATTGATGCCCACCACTTCCACGCCCACCTTGTAGCGGTCCAGGATGGTC comes from the Comamonas terrigena NBRC 13299 genome and includes:
- a CDS encoding ATP phosphoribosyltransferase regulatory subunit, yielding MSAWVLPDHIADVLPSEARHIEELRRGLLDTARSYGYELVMPPLLEYLESLLTGSGEALHLQTFTLVDQLSGRTLGLRADMTQQVARIDAHLLNRDGVARLCYCGPVLHTTPDRPRATREPLQFGAEIYGHAGPEADLEALQLALACLKGAQVSNYSVDLADVRIVRSLLAGVMVDTSVLQRVHSALAAKDATGLAELTRNFPQASREGLQALLQLYGDVQVLDEAEKALARVPGAQHVIAHLKWFAAQLPSDVKVTVDLADLRGYAYYSGTRYAVYAPGASDALVRGGRYDEVGAVYGRNRPAAGFSLDIKQLVAVVPARPLKAAVRAPWGASDASLAQAIAALRAQGETVVCVLPGHESEVDEFHCDRELVLRAGQWVVQAF
- a CDS encoding DUF2065 domain-containing protein produces the protein MEFWNHLGMALALVLVIEGLGPFLFPGAWRRAFSQMLALREGQLRFIGLLGIAVGLLLLLLLQ
- the hflC gene encoding protease modulator HflC, which gives rise to MNRVGFFVSSLLVVVALLSSMLFVVDQRQFGVVYALGQIKEVITEPGLNWKMPPPFQNVRYIDKRLLTLDSTDTEPVLTAEKQRVVIDWYVRWRISNPSEYIRNVGLDESAGAMQLNRVVRNAFQEEINRRTVRELLSSKREALMADVKREVAESVSGAKPWGVDIVDVRITRVDYAETITESVYRRMEAERKRVANELRSTGGAEGEKIRAEADRQRDITIANAYRDAQIIKGQGDAEAARVYGEAFGRDPQFAQFYRSLEAYKASFNKKSDVVVVDPSSTDFFKAMRSSGGSSAR